CCAAAATGCCGTAGGGGTCTTTCCTGGAAGTACCAGCAGCAGCCCTTATCTCCTGAAGAAAATACGCCCTCTTTTCAGCTCTAAAATGCGCCTGTTCTATCTTTGTCCTGTCCAGCACCTCAGGCCCTGGCCTCGCGCACTTCAATTTTATATACCTGTAATCAATTCTACCATTAAGATCAAGGAGCAAAACCTGGGGCAACCTCCTCATCTCCGCAGGATGGCTGCTAAGTCTCACGACGCTGCCAGGGTTAAAAAAGTACTTGCCGTTGTATACGACCTCATCAAACCCCATATGGTAATGTCCAACCAGGGTTATATCCGCCTCTGTCCTGTCCTTCACGTCATCTATAAGGGTGTAATTACCACCGGGAAATACCGCCTTATCTAACAGCATACCGTGTGCCACGTGAATAGCTATATCGCAGTTTTTCTTTGACACCACATAAGATGAGGGGTCATCGTCTATATCGTAGTGGTAGCCTGCACCTGTGAGCTGAACCCTCACATTGCCGTCGTCCACGTATACAGGTTGTCTGCTGAGAATGGTAAAACTCCCCATAGCTATCAAAAAGCCCAGCAGGGTACGGCTTAGCGTGGAGATGTTGTGCCCGTATATGTCGTGGTTACCGTTGATTATATATACAGGAGCTTGCAGGCGATTAAAGATGCCCACCAGATCCCCCATGGCCCCCAACCCCGGGCTGGGCATGTCAAAAAGGTCGCCTCCGTGTATTACAGCTGTTACGCTATAGCCATTGGCTATTTCCACGATTTCGCTCAATTTCTTTTTCATGGTCTCAACCATGTCGTCCGTTCTACTCTCAGGAGTGGTACTTCTTAAATGGGTGTCTGTAAAAAAGAGTAATCTCATAGCTCTAATCACCTCGCCGTGTACACCCTCATGTTGCCCATGCGCCCTATGCTGGATTTTATCCTGCCTTGTTCTAACCACCGCTCCAGGGCTTCCTTGAGCTCCTCAACCGATACAGCCCTGCCCAGCTTTTCAGCGCATTTTTCAGCCACCGCCGCTAGCTGCATGGTGTTAA
The genomic region above belongs to Caldanaerobius polysaccharolyticus DSM 13641 and contains:
- a CDS encoding metallophosphoesterase family protein, encoding MRLLFFTDTHLRSTTPESRTDDMVETMKKKLSEIVEIANGYSVTAVIHGGDLFDMPSPGLGAMGDLVGIFNRLQAPVYIINGNHDIYGHNISTLSRTLLGFLIAMGSFTILSRQPVYVDDGNVRVQLTGAGYHYDIDDDPSSYVVSKKNCDIAIHVAHGMLLDKAVFPGGNYTLIDDVKDRTEADITLVGHYHMGFDEVVYNGKYFFNPGSVVRLSSHPAEMRRLPQVLLLDLNGRIDYRYIKLKCARPGPEVLDRTKIEQAHFRAEKRAYFLQEIRAAAGTSRKDPYGILEEVIKDRQDSEGLSREVVDEVRRRFAEAEAMLKGGV